One segment of Pyrococcus sp. ST04 DNA contains the following:
- a CDS encoding geranylgeranylglyceryl/heptaprenylglyceryl phosphate synthase — translation MKIGKVEKYILEKLEQKKLHFVLIDPDDTTPEDANRLAKLCEEVGVDAIMVGGSTGAEGDVLDSVVKAIKEGTSLPVILFPGSHGGISKYADAIFFMSLLNSRNPFFITGAQALGAFTVKKFGLEPISMAYIIVEPGETVGWVGDAKPIPRHKPKIAAAYALAGQYLGMRLVYLEAGSGAPEPVPAEMVKIVRSAIDIPLIVGGGIRSGEQAKRLVKAGADIIVTGTAIERTRSIEEARKKLEDLRRGVSL, via the coding sequence TTGAAGATAGGGAAAGTGGAAAAATACATTTTAGAAAAGCTAGAGCAGAAAAAACTTCATTTTGTTCTCATAGACCCTGATGACACAACTCCTGAAGATGCCAATCGGTTGGCTAAGCTCTGTGAGGAAGTAGGAGTAGATGCAATTATGGTTGGAGGCTCCACTGGAGCCGAAGGGGATGTTTTAGATTCTGTGGTTAAAGCAATAAAAGAAGGTACATCCCTTCCTGTAATCCTCTTCCCCGGATCGCATGGGGGAATTAGCAAGTATGCGGATGCAATATTCTTTATGAGTCTCCTTAACTCTAGAAATCCATTCTTCATAACAGGAGCTCAAGCCTTAGGAGCATTTACTGTGAAGAAGTTTGGGTTGGAGCCAATATCAATGGCGTATATCATAGTCGAGCCTGGAGAAACCGTCGGATGGGTTGGAGATGCAAAGCCAATCCCAAGGCACAAGCCCAAGATAGCGGCCGCATATGCCCTGGCGGGACAGTATCTTGGGATGAGACTCGTGTATTTGGAGGCAGGTAGTGGGGCTCCAGAGCCGGTTCCCGCAGAGATGGTTAAAATCGTTAGGAGTGCCATTGACATTCCTTTGATAGTTGGCGGGGGAATTAGAAGTGGAGAACAGGCTAAAAGATTAGTTAAGGCGGGCGCTGATATAATAGTAACTGGAACCGCAATAGAGAGAACCAGATCGATCGAAGAGGCCAGGAAAAAACTGGAAGATTTACGAAGGGGAGTGAG